The stretch of DNA AAGCTCACTCAACATCAGCTAGAAGAGTTCTTAGTGTTTGTTAGCGAATTAGGGTTAAGTGCTAGAACTCAAGCTAGAATATTATCGGGGCTTAAAGCATTTTATAAATATTTAATTATCGACGATATTATTGATGATGATCCGACGGAGTTATTAGAAGCTCCAAAAATTGGAAGAAAACTCCCTGATGTATTAAGCATAGAAGAAATTAACTCGTTAATAAATGCTATTGATTTAAGTAAGCCAGAAGGAGAACGTAACAAAGCAATACTCGAAACCATGTACAGTTGTGGGTTGCGAGTGTCGGAGCTTACCAATTTAAAACTGTCCAACCTAATGTTGAATGAGGGGTTTATTCATGTAATTGGTAAAGGCAGTAAAGAACGAATCGTTCCTATTGGTAGTGTAGCTATTAAACACATCAACATTTATATTCAATCGGTAAGAAATCATATGTCAATTATAAAAAAAGGTAGTGAAGATATTTTGTTTTTGAACAGAAGAGGAGCTGGATTAACAAGGGTTATGGTGTTTACCATAATTAAAAATTTGTGCGAAAAAGCAGGAATACATAAGATGGTTAGCCCACATACCTTGAGGCATTCGTTTGCAACACATTTGGTAGAAGGAGGAGCTGATTTACGTGCCGTTCAAGAAA from Flavobacteriales bacterium encodes:
- the xerD gene encoding site-specific tyrosine recombinase XerD — translated: MNWNSIIKGFKAYLQLERSLSENSVDAYIRDIKKLEEFCVLKEISVQPEKLTQHQLEEFLVFVSELGLSARTQARILSGLKAFYKYLIIDDIIDDDPTELLEAPKIGRKLPDVLSIEEINSLINAIDLSKPEGERNKAILETMYSCGLRVSELTNLKLSNLMLNEGFIHVIGKGSKERIVPIGSVAIKHINIYIQSVRNHMSIIKKGSEDILFLNRRGAGLTRVMVFTIIKNLCEKAGIHKMVSPHTLRHSFATHLVEGGADLRAVQEMLGHESITTTEIYTHLDRDYLRQAILDFHPRSK